The Synchiropus splendidus isolate RoL2022-P1 chromosome 8, RoL_Sspl_1.0, whole genome shotgun sequence nucleotide sequence TGGCTGCTGCGTGTGACACTTTGATGTCTCAGGTAGGAGGCTCCAACCGGCCGAGTTTTCAACCAACAATGTGCTCAATATGTCTCGTTCAAACGCAGACATTCGGGAGTGGGAATCACCATAAAGTGGGCGTGATACTCCAAAGGTCAATTCTCATTTTGATCCTGGCCTGCTTCCCCTGCTGGGCAATCCTCCTCAACACAGAGGCCCTTCTGCTGGCTGTTGGTCAGGAACCAGAGGTCGCCAGGTCGGTTGGTGTAATTGAGGTTTTCTGTTAGATTTGGTGAAGACCAGTTGTTTATGAAGGCTTGTCACATGCGCACAAATTTAAAAGATGAAGTATTAGACAGAAAGTGGAGTCTTTCAAGGCTCAGTCCTGGGAGCCAGATTTGATGTTACAGTATCTGTACTCAAttcttttttggtttttatttcccAGTCACATTTAGGATTATTTTTTCATCATCCCccactttcttttgttttgaatgcaACCTGTTAGGaagtttttttaattattttattttgaattgtttCCAATTTGATGTTTCTTTCGTCAGGTTGTCACAGATGTATGTGCACATCTTCATGCCAGCGCTTCCTGTGAGTTACTGTAAATACTGACCCATGTTTCTTGACGTGTTGAGATGAAAGTGATGCTCTTACGAACGAGTCGCACATCACTGTTACATACagacagttttctttttgtgcGGGGAGAGACAGAACTGATGGCTTTTCACAAGTCTTCTCACTCAAGAAGTCTGTTTTTACAGGCGTCCTTCCTGTTTTCCCTGGAAGCAAAGTACCTGCAAAACCAGGTAAACCCATGAGGTTCCTGGTTTTGATTCATATTTGTGTTAAGGGGAAAATGTCTGGCCCACTTCAACAGTAGAGACATAAAAGTGTGATCAACAAGTTCCACTCATACGTCAGTCAACCGAAGACCTTACTGAATGATCAGAGGTTAAGGTTAAGAGGCAGTTTTCTGCTTGTCCCCTTTTTCAGGGTAAAGGCTGGTCCCTCCTGGCTGCTTGGGTCATGAGGCGGGAGACAACATGGATGAAAGATACTATAACCATGGGCTATATATTGTCTTGCAGGGCATCATCTGGCCAGCAGTGGTCACTGGCCTTGTGGTCAACGTCCTGAATGCCCTGATCAACTACATAGTCCTGTTTGTGTATGAACTGGGAGTGCGGTGAGTGCCGTCTACAAACATCCTCTTGCTATTTCCTATGTTGAAGTCTCACCTCAAATGTTCTCCTCAGAGGGTCTGCGATTGCCAACTTGCTCTCTCAGTACCTCATGGCTGTTGTTCTTTATGGATATATCCTGTGGAGAGGTCTTCACAAGTCCACCTGGAAAGGTGAGcacatcctctctctctctgagctaAAGTGATATGTGAAGTGCTTAAGGTCTATATAGCAATTGGAGTGAGTGAAGTTCCATTGAAACGTCCAAGAAGAATTCCGGTGCAGCTCTTAGAAGGTTCTGGAGTGATTTCATGCTTGAGTTCAGGTCTTGCTTGAGATGTAGTTGAAATCTTTGGGGTGTTTTCTGACAACATCCTCTGACCTGCAGGGTTTTTCTGTCCACACAGGCTGGTCCAGAGAATGCTTGGAAGACTGGGGGCAGTTTATGCACTTGGCCATTCCCAGCCTGCTCATGGTCTGTGTGGAGTGGTGGACCTATGAGATCGGAGGCTTTTTGGCAGGTAAAATATCATGTGGAGAAGTCTGGAGACCATTTAGGGAGGTGGTTTTAAGAGGAAGGGACAGCCATGACTGTGGGCAcaaagaggataggtgtgagcAGGGTGGAGCAGAAAGTTTGGTGATGACGGAGGAGGAATAATGTGCCTCACAGAACCTTAATCTTGTTGTCTTTGACAGGTATCATCAGTGAAGTGGAACTGGGAGCTCAGTCGGTGGTTTATCAAATTTCCAATGTCGCATACATGGTAAATTCAGATATTTTCATAAGTCCATATATTTAATCGTTGAAACAAGGATGTccttctgttttctgttccaaTTTTAATATACCCAAGTATGTATTTTTAGGCagtatatgttttgttttttctctccgACAGTTTCCAATGGGCTTCAGTGTGGCAGGATGCGTCAGAGTGGGGAACGCGTTGGGAGCTGGAGACACGGAACAAGCCAAGCTGTCAGCTAAAATCTCAATGTTCAGCGGAGGTATGGCGATCATTTTATCTGAAGATCATATTAGTTCAGTCATCATTGCTTGGAATATTGATGTTTTCGCTACAATTCTGATTTGATTTAAACATTCAAGTCTTGATTTCACATCAAGTTACAGTCGACATTATTAATTCCCTTAACATGGCTCCTGAGTTCTATATTAAATGAGAATTTATTCACCCAGACTTTTGTCTCTTGGTGAGCTGCCCCAAGACCCACATgtattttcacttcctgttatGTGCGGCTCTAGTCTGTCAGATTTCTGCGTCATTCATTCTGCCACACCAACAAACCCTACAGCACTGTAGATGACCATCAGGCGATTCACTTACACCTGAAATGGAAAACAACTTCACACCTTCTAAATGTGTCCTGGTGACtacttttattctttcattgCTGCTGCTTGTTATCTAGTGTTTGTAAATACTGTATCTAAAACTACTAGTCATATAACCCTTATAATCCGACACCTGGCctttcctccctcagtgactTTTAACTCCAGTTTTTGCCTTCACCTTGTTCAGTCACGCCTAGTAATTCCTGCTTTAATTCTGAACTCACACACGAACAGGAGCAGGTCTGAAATAGTAATCTGGAGTATGTTTTTCTCTCTTCGCGGAGCAATTCTATTTCATAGCAATGACACTGCCGGACCATGACAACGCTGATCTTTGGCGGCCCAAATGTGGAGTGTGTTCTCTGAGTGCTACTCATGAACCAGCGTGGTCCTGCTTGATGCTAGTTTAGGTTGGAAGAGCATGAATGATTCATAAGGTTTATCATTAACCcattcatcttcctcttcagtgTCCGTCTCCGTCATCTTGGCCGTTCTCGTCGGAAGCCTGAAGAATTATGtctcttttgttttcacctATGACGAGTGAGttcattcttcatcttcatgtccCTCACAGGTGACTTCATGCAGCTCTCGGCGACTTTTACTGATGTGGTAGACCTTAATCTGGACTGGTTACATATGTACCTGCAGAAGGGTTGAGAGAAGGTGGAGTTTAAAGGCCACAATTGGTCCTCTGTGCTTCCCATAAATGTCGGCAGAGTAATGCACTGCGATCtagggagatgaagaggagagtgcaggcgcGGGGAAACAAGTGTGGGCAACTTACATGATCTGTGACAAAAGTATAAGAAGTAGTAGGAGAGTAGTGAGAGCTTTTAGTGAGTCAGCGCTACGAGTGTCACAGAGTAATGAGATGTTCTTCTCATATTCTTCATCTACAGGCAAATCCGTCAGAGAGTATCGGATGTTGTatcgttttacgcaccgtttcTCCTCTTGGATGCGACAGTTGTAAGACCTTCACCACTTCATCCACATGAACAGACAGATTGAACCGTTCTGTGTGAATCCAGACGTTTGTTTTTGTGATCAGGCAGTGTCTGGAGGAGTCATAAGAGGAGCAGGTAAACAGAAGGTTGGCGCCATTTGCTACATTCTGGGCTACTATGGGATTGGTTTACCCATCGGTGTGCCACTGATGTTTGCAGCCAAGATGGGAATCGTAGGTGAGTGTGAGTGGTGTTGTTCTCCTCCCAGGTCCTGTGATCGACGTCAacttttctcttctctccaggACTGTGGACAGGCATTTTGACCTGTGTGTTTCTGCAGTGTATTTTCCTCAATGTGTACTTGTTCTGTATGAACTGGAGGACAGCAACTGTTGAGGTAAATATTGACCGGAGAATCTCATACAAAAGCAGCGACTGT carries:
- the LOC128763988 gene encoding multidrug and toxin extrusion protein 1-like isoform X2, which codes for MVQSRNRPLCSAWRSVSQRARMLLPVGFQTEMKETCKLAGPVMISGLMGLAVGFVSTVFCGHLGKIELAAVSLAIAINNVLGISIGFGLAAACDTLMSQTFGSGNHHKVGVILQRSILILILACFPCWAILLNTEALLLAVGQEPEVARLSQMYVHIFMPALPGIIWPAVVTGLVVNVLNALINYIVLFVYELGVRGSAIANLLSQYLMAVVLYGYILWRGLHKSTWKGWSRECLEDWGQFMHLAIPSLLMVCVEWWTYEIGGFLAGIISEVELGAQSVVYQISNVAYMFPMGFSVAGCVRVGNALGAGDTEQAKLSAKISMFSGVSVSVILAVLVGSLKNYVSFVFTYDEQIRQRVSDVVSFYAPFLLLDATVAVSGGVIRGAGKQKVGAICYILGYYGIGLPIGVPLMFAAKMGIVGLWTGILTCVFLQCIFLNVYLFCMNWRTATVEAQIRAGVCTSVPDADELPHSASQDNLLELVEAEEDAVAPPTQMDDITFRKLLVRRGMVLVLMLFVLAAGIGIKLLLSIHIT
- the LOC128763988 gene encoding multidrug and toxin extrusion protein 1-like isoform X4 → MVQSRNRPLCSAWRSVSQRARMLLPVGFQTEMKETCKLAGPVMISGLMGLAVGFVSTVFCGHLGKIELAAVSLAIAGIIWPAVVTGLVVNVLNALINYIVLFVYELGVRGSAIANLLSQYLMAVVLYGYILWRGLHKSTWKGWSRECLEDWGQFMHLAIPSLLMVCVEWWTYEIGGFLAGIISEVELGAQSVVYQISNVAYMFPMGFSVAGCVRVGNALGAGDTEQAKLSAKISMFSGVSVSVILAVLVGSLKNYVSFVFTYDEQIRQRVSDVVSFYAPFLLLDATVAVSGGVIRGAGKQKVGAICYILGYYGIGLPIGVPLMFAAKMGIVGLWTGILTCVFLQCIFLNVYLFCMNWRTATVEAQIRAGVCTSVPDADELPHSASQDNLLELVEAEEDAVAPPTQMDDITFRKLLVRRGMVLVLMLFVLAAGIGIKLLLSIHIT
- the LOC128763988 gene encoding multidrug and toxin extrusion protein 1-like isoform X3 yields the protein MVQSRNRPLCSAWRSVSQRARMLLPVGFQTEMKETCKLAGPVMISGLMGLAVGFVSTVFCGHLGKIELAAVSLAIAINNVLGISIGFGLAAACDTLMSQGIIWPAVVTGLVVNVLNALINYIVLFVYELGVRGSAIANLLSQYLMAVVLYGYILWRGLHKSTWKGWSRECLEDWGQFMHLAIPSLLMVCVEWWTYEIGGFLAGIISEVELGAQSVVYQISNVAYMFPMGFSVAGCVRVGNALGAGDTEQAKLSAKISMFSGVSVSVILAVLVGSLKNYVSFVFTYDEQIRQRVSDVVSFYAPFLLLDATVAVSGGVIRGAGKQKVGAICYILGYYGIGLPIGVPLMFAAKMGIVGLWTGILTCVFLQCIFLNVYLFCMNWRTATVEAQIRAGVCTSVPDADELPHSASQDNLLELVEAEEDAVAPPTQMDDITFRKLLVRRGMVLVLMLFVLAAGIGIKLLLSIHIT
- the LOC128763988 gene encoding multidrug and toxin extrusion protein 1-like isoform X1, with product MVQSRNRPLCSAWRSVSQRARMLLPVGFQTEMKETCKLAGPVMISGLMGLAVGFVSTVFCGHLGKIELAAVSLAIAINNVLGISIGFGLAAACDTLMSQTFGSGNHHKVGVILQRSILILILACFPCWAILLNTEALLLAVGQEPEVARLSQMYVHIFMPALPASFLFSLEAKYLQNQGIIWPAVVTGLVVNVLNALINYIVLFVYELGVRGSAIANLLSQYLMAVVLYGYILWRGLHKSTWKGWSRECLEDWGQFMHLAIPSLLMVCVEWWTYEIGGFLAGIISEVELGAQSVVYQISNVAYMFPMGFSVAGCVRVGNALGAGDTEQAKLSAKISMFSGVSVSVILAVLVGSLKNYVSFVFTYDEQIRQRVSDVVSFYAPFLLLDATVAVSGGVIRGAGKQKVGAICYILGYYGIGLPIGVPLMFAAKMGIVGLWTGILTCVFLQCIFLNVYLFCMNWRTATVEAQIRAGVCTSVPDADELPHSASQDNLLELVEAEEDAVAPPTQMDDITFRKLLVRRGMVLVLMLFVLAAGIGIKLLLSIHIT